A stretch of the Nitratifractor salsuginis DSM 16511 genome encodes the following:
- a CDS encoding YdcH family protein, which yields MLSEYRQEISELKQKNAHFAKIFEKHNELDQKAKDADEGRLHLSDAELEQIKKEKLLLKDEALKMILEYKKEQES from the coding sequence ATGCTCTCTGAATACCGTCAAGAGATCAGTGAACTCAAACAGAAAAACGCCCACTTCGCCAAGATTTTCGAGAAACACAACGAACTGGACCAAAAAGCAAAAGATGCAGACGAAGGACGCCTGCATCTGAGCGACGCGGAACTGGAGCAGATCAAAAAAGAGAAACTCCTCCTCAAGGACGAAGCGCTGAAAATGATCCTGGAATACAAAAAGGAGCAGGAGTCCTGA